GCCGCTCTTCACAGCAAATGCAAAACGCTCGCGGTACATGTAGTAGCCGTCTGCGACCTTATATCGCACGTCGATCTCGCCGGGTTTTTCCGAGGCGCTGAATTTGAACGCGACCGCAGGGTCGAGAAAGTCGTCGGCGGCGTGGCTCGGCGAGATCGAGCAGAGCAGCAGTACGAAGCACGACACCAGCATGAGAACGGCGTCGAGCGGCCGGCGCGCGGAGAAGGCAAAGGGCTTAAACATTAAGAGGACGTTGAGTTTCCGCGGTAATCCATTGCCCATAAGCAGCCGATGCATCAGCCTGCCACGAGACAATTTCAGGTGTTTCATAAGGATGATTCGCTTCGATAAAGCGCGCCAGTTCATCGCCGCGTGCGAGGCTCGTCTTGAACAGGAGCTGAAGCTCCTCGGCAGCCTCTACCTTACCTTTCCACCGATACCGGGACTTGACCGTACCCAGCTCCGTCACACAAGCGGCGAGCCGTGCGTCTATGGCTTGCTGCGCGAGTGCTGAAGCTGCCTCGCTGTCGGGCAAGGTTGTAAGAAAGAGGACAACGG
This window of the Caballeronia sp. SBC1 genome carries:
- the cutA gene encoding divalent-cation tolerance protein CutA; translated protein: MYTPVVLFLTTLPDSEAASALAQQAIDARLAACVTELGTVKSRYRWKGKVEAAEELQLLFKTSLARGDELARFIEANHPYETPEIVSWQADASAAYGQWITAETQRPLNV